Within the Scleropages formosus chromosome 8, fSclFor1.1, whole genome shotgun sequence genome, the region GCtttgaaaaagagagaaaagcgtcagctaggTGTACGTGTGTAAAAGGAATCCGGTGTAAAAAGCACAATCCTGGACCTCTAAGCAATAGAAAAATTAGTTAGACGCATAAATATTCATTGATCTTATTAAAAAACAGTACGTACTACATAAAACTGTGGTACTCCGTGAGTAAAGTAGTTTTTAAAAGCTTTCAAAGAAAAGACTTGTTCTTCTGAAGGATTAGTGACGGTATGTTCTCCTAAGCACTGCTGCGTATCTATTTGGAGAAAGTGTATAGTCACACACTAACACCCCAGTTAGAGCCCGAACCCTTTCGGCCCTAAGTTACGCCGTTTGTGCACTGTTCGGCTTCTGCTAGAACCTCTAGAGACTGCCGCGATGTCTCAGTGCTGCGTTCTCCATGCTCAGCTGACTGATGCTTTATCTTGGTGTGAAATCAGCTGTTTGGGGAAGATATTGTATTTCCCCTTGCCGCCGTTTCTGCCACATTCCTTCATGTCATCCTACCCCACGCAAAGCTCCACCCCTTCTTCCAAGGAGGCACCTACTGACAGACACGACTCTGGACCTCAACTGGGCGGCAGGTGCTGCATTAAATTGCTGCCCCGCAGCTacagaaaacaagaaaaggCATTTTGGATTAAACACAAGTCCCGCACAATGCAAACATTTCCCTCGGGGGGGGGTGAGCGGAACGCTGTATTGGAACGAGCCATGGTGGGTGCACCGCCCTGTTGGGGCGCTGGGGGTGAATGAGAGGACTGTTTCCAGTTTGGACGGTCAAAGGGTGTGTAGTCACTGGACGCTGATTGGCAAACTGTCCCAGCCAAAGTCCTGACTTGTGGGGGTGTCGGTGTGCTTACGGTGCCTGGCGTCTTGTTGGCAAAGACTTGGAGGCGATACATGCAAAGGGAGACGGAGCAGAGTTGGCAGGGGGTGTTAAGTGAGAGCACATATTGTTAGCCCAAAGGGAGAGGCAATCGCACTTTAATTCGTGACTCCGAAGTCGGGATTGTTTCggcgttgttttttttttttttttttccatcctctgCTGGACAGCTCCCAGCCAAGGAGAACACCAGCATTCCACATTCCATCAGTGGGAGGGGAAGCGGATCCTCTTTCACCGCAGGCACACTTTGGAACGGACTGTCACTGCTGATGTGTAAGATTTTCAGCATCCTTATCATGCTGAGTCTCACGTGCTACGTGCTTATCTTAGAGGCGCCCCGGTGACAacttgaaaagaaaagaaaagacactgaaaagaaaagagTTAATTTGTCCCAGGGCACCCTAAACTGTTTAGGATTGTGTCTTGTTCTGGACGCCTAATGAACGTCGATTCTTCTGAGGGAACCTAGCATTTCATTTATAGGCTCACAATAACTACCCCGCCTCCCCTCAGTCAAcaaatctttattttcattttttctaaaTCACTATTAATTACACAGTAACCCACAATAACCCATTTAGCATGCTGGCAGTAGGGAAACTGGAATATTAAAGACTTATTCTCTTTTGAGCCCTGTTTAACAATTTCATTAACAATTCAAgagaaactgtaaatatttcccTTAAAGTTGTGCACATGTGAGTCATCCGCAGGGTTAAATCAACAATTATCCGcagtaatgttttaaattatctGCAAGCAACATTGCAGATATTTTCTGACTTGCCATCATAAACAGGAATGGCAAAAAATAAGCATGTTGTAATTTCAGAATGTGTTTAGGAGAGCATATTTATGGGATCCATGTCCGCTTGAAGCTCTTGCAACTGATATAAAACCgcaaaaaattatgaaaacagaataaatgtaccCATTGACGAGTTCGCCGGGAAATGCGTGAGCATGGCGGTATCACCGCCGGTGGACAACTGACATTACGAGACCACTTCAGTAGTGTGCTGGTTATTGTACAGGTGACTTTATTCTAATATGTGAAAGGTCCTTGATTTGAACTTGCATGGATGCATCCtaacaagggggtgcagtggcgcagtgggttggaccgcagtcctgctctccggtgggtctagggttcgagtcccgcttggggtgccgtcctgggtgtgtcccctccccctccggccttacgccctgtgttgccgggtaggctccggttccctgtgaccccgtatgggacaagcggttctgaaaatgtgtgtgtggatgcatcCTTGTGGTGTAACTTCctttgggatcaataaagttttcattcattcataaaaacagggcattgggacagctggtagtgtagtagttagaactactgcctttggacccaaaggttacaggtttgattcccacctccagctgtagtacccttgagcaagatacttactctaaattgctcctgtaaaattacccagctatataaataattacaagtatgtaataattgtgaccttaacattgtaagttgctttggagaaaagtgtcagctgaatgaatgtaaaaaattttgCTAAaagaaggcttttttttttggttcaatGAACGCAGCTGAATCGTGACATAGTGTGGGACCAAAGAATACTTTTCTATCAAGTCAGCACCAACTCCAAGGGTTCCCACTCCTTCCCCCGGTCCACGAAACAAGTCAGCTACTGTACATCACCAACACACCGACCGTTCACCTTCAAACCTTCGGGGGAAACAAAATTGGCTGGAAATATTAATGATGGTGCTACGCAACACCTGAATGTCTAGAAATACAGTACTACACAGAGCCTGGGCAATGTTCTCCTGGGACCATGGGTagcttgcacacacacacttttccatgAATGGCTGCTTGTCTTGTTACATAGTAGTACTCACAGCAAACGGGTCATCAGGGCTGTGCATGGTGATGCAGTCCATGCTGATCTGAATAGTGTTGCCTGGAGACCCGTCCACTGGCTGGTCTGAGAAATTGAGCTCTATTGGTTGGACTGAATGAAATGCAGACCTGGCGTGGAGAAGAAGTTCAAGCGAATCAGCGTCACAAAAGACCGAGTACAAGTCTGTACAAAGAGCTCTTCCTTAAACTAACAAATGGgtgaaatacattatttaagaatagaatagaatagaatagaatagaatagaatagaatgtactttattgtttcatttctgggaaatttgtcttggacaaccatgacacggccagtgcacaactttggactcacataaaacaatacataccataacatacactaaaataagaaataaagcaacaatcacacacacacattatcagaacagcttgtcccatacggggtcgcggggaaccggagcctacccagcaacacagggcgtaaggccggagggggagaggacaacacaggacgggacgcccgtccatcgcaaggcaccccaagtgggactcgaaccccagacccactggagagcaggacctggtccaacccaccgtgcccctaAGCCACAATCAACTATATTAAAAACCTACTGTATAGCAATctaaaaatctcagttttggaattctctgTTCGATAATTTAACCGCAGCTgctacaaaataatttttctaaCGATCTGAGTTGCACATCAGAATCCTAAATCGTCTCCCTGAGGGTAACGTTAAAAATTCTCATGTGGAATATGTGTGtcatcatcagcagcaattttttttttgcttgttttaaaatagatacctCGTACAACTCCAGTATGGGTCGTTATCTCTTCCCACCCTAGAATTTTTAGAGCAGTATGTGCAAGTTTCGATTTTGATCGGACAGTCAAGTTTCCATACCaccatgctgtaataccatatctTATCAAGCTCTCAAATACCCCAAATGCTTTTAACCTTCGCAAAAGAGTGAAAACGAAATTGACTGTAAATCTATATTAATAGAAGCCTGCATAGTGGACGTTATTGCTGGGAAATTTTGTTACGCTGTGTTAGGAttgtaataaatatttctaGCTATTGCCATTTCCTTTCAGGCTGTGTGAATAAGCAGCAGTCTgaaacatttcttcaaaatattttgctcaGAATTACAGTTCAAAGGTTTATGtgttaaaaatgatattttaaaatgactctTTATGTATTTTGGTGCATCAATGCCTTCATCTAAAATGACTAACAAATTTATTTGGACATATAAGGATATTGTTATTTtgataaaatactgtacagagAATTGGAACATTAATATAattggaaaaagcaaaaaaaaaaaaataataataataattaaaaaaaacttctgtatTTCCCAAGgtgcaataaaattatttaattgcaaGTCTGACAACTTTTGTCGacaggctatttttttttttttttttacactaaagTCAACACAGTGAAATTCATGAATAGAGCTGATAGAGCAATGTCAAGTGCAGCCCTGTTGTGCTGCGAGTTTGTCGGTTAATTTTTTTGagggtttaaataaagttttctgttttcaacACATAGTTTGTTTGAAGCAGTGCCAACGCGTGCGTGTACAGTTACAACCTATATTGATATTGTCTGTCTTGCGTTTATTGCATCGCCGTCGTCGAGGCTCGAGCTGCAACGGACGACGACACGACGacggaggagaaggagaaggagaaggagaaccgAGCGCTTCGTCAGTTCGTGTTCCTGGCGACGCACCAAGTTCCTCGGGCCTCGCTAGAGTTCTCATACGCCCCGGAAACGCGAGTGGACGATCCCGAATTTTCCTGGTTGTTGCAGGGACAGCGGACGAGGTAAACTGCggatcttttctttttttcccccctcgctCATGACGTGAAGCGGCCATTTTGGTCTCAACGACGCGCGCAAGCTCCTTCGATCAGGCCTGCAAGGCCAGGGGGCGTAAAGTTAAAATACTCCGCCGGACGTCACTAGTAGTATTGGAGACACGGgtggtggctcagcgggtttgCCACGCttagcctgctctctggtcggtctggggttcgagtcccgcatgatggggtgccttgcttcgcccttgtgacggactggtggtgtcccatccgggttGTGACCcgcctccctccagccttgtgccctgtgttgccgggttagactccgcttagccttaggacaagcggtttcagactgtgtgtgtgtgtgtgtgtattctagaCACTGGTGTTAAAGTTACTGTGCTTGAGAGTGGGGAGGTTCTCTAAAaaacttctgtgtttttcttgaaGTTAACTGTGATGTTACTTGTGTTCTAATATATTGAAGTACTTCCTGTGAAGccttttgttaatgttttgtttgcatttgtttctgtaatCTGTTGAAGGGACTTTGTGTTTTGGGTTATAACAGTGTTTAGAACAGAGCCCAAAGCACCGCCctcatgcgcacacacacacacacacacacacacacacacacacacacacacacacacacacacacacacacacacacacaacatcatcatcatcatcatctgaaaccgcttgtcccataaggggtcatggtgaaccggagcctaacacgtgatgtgagggggagggggcacacccaggacaggacgccagtccgtcgcaaagcaccccaagtgggattcgaaccccagacctaccggaaagcagagagcaggacccggtccagcccaccaTGCCCTCCCCACCCTCATGCACTACACAATTAATAGTGATTAAAAATGTTGGGTATTGTTGGGAGGGGGGCAATTattctaaaatttttttataacaaACATTGAAGATTTTACTCACTGATCCAACATTTCCAGCAACTGGTTGAAAACATCCTGACTGACAATGTCACTGGTCTGCGATGACTGGGACTGGGGCACGGAGGTGAGGAATGAACTCTCTGTCCACTTGCGGGAGGATGGGTCTCTCAGTCTGCACATAAGAGAGGCACATATAAGATACCTGAAGATAAACTTTGAATACTCAAATTACCCTCTGCTCATTgatgtaaatttattcattgaacCAACTCTTTTCTCGAAGGCAACTCGTGACCTCTGATCCAGAAGGGGTATTTCTAagcactactccacctgctgccccgttcTAACAATCTGACGACACTATCGGATATCGACATTGGCAACGCGTGTCGCGGTAGTTATATTCTTCACCCAGCTTGAAAATTCACGTCATCTTTAAGATTGCAAGGTGCAGACACATGAAACGGTACACCAGGCTGTGGCTGATTGCCTTGCCGTTGCTAATGAACGACACTGCGCTGTGGTCTCTCTACAGTGGAATTCCCCCATGGTATAAATGACAGTGTGCTGCAATTTCCAGCTTTTGGTATGTGTACAGCTGAAGACCTACAGACAGAAGTTGGCACCCTCTGAGCTGCAGGAATTCCCCCGAATTCATCTGCAGTAAGATATCAATGCAACCCCCTCAAACCCAAACATCTATAATGAAGCGTGGCAAATCCCAGTAGATCCCGAGCACAGCTCAGGCCGGGCTTTTAAAGCCAGAATCATCAGCAGCTAGAATCCATCCAAATCTTGTACTCAGTAGCACAGAAATATGTTAACACACCGAAAAAGAGCCCCAGCTCTGACACGGGAGAATTAAGAGATTCATCTTTATGTTGAAGAAtaaacagtttcatttttttttactatgacTGGGAATCCCAGCAGGGCTCTTCAAAGGTTTGACACGTTTGTTTTCAAGTAGGTGTATTAGGGGCACAGTTCTGGAGTTTTCAAAGTGTAACTTCAGTAGTGCATGAATTGTTTCTGGAACACCAGATGACGCGAGTTTCTGTAGAAGCTGTTGCTTCAGTAACACAATGAAGAGTTTAAATGCAGCCAGAACCTCCAAATCCTGTGGCCTTTCAGCGCTGGAACAGACAGCCCCCAAATATAAAGAACTGTCCTGTGAAATTTTAGTGTCAATGAGATGTCTTCCAGCTGGATCTGCCAGTGGTTATAATCACAAAACAGGGTATGATTCACATAGATAATACTGCgtgtagatttttttccactctaaCGCACCCCACAATGCGGCAATTCTCTTTTATTTAACTGCACACACAGGATTAAGGTGTGTTTTCAGTATGTAAACCAAGCGATATGtagttgaataaataaattggtgCCAAGTAGCTGTCTTTGCAgacatgtttgttttactgGTTAGTTCTCCACCAGAGCCTTTAAAAAGACATAACATTAACACCGTTAGTCTTTtaatcaaaaaaacaaaagaacggTACCGCACCTTTGTCTAAATTGTGATTCAAATTATTTACTTCTTGAGTCAAGATGGATAAACAATCAATCGTGGTTCAAGTTGCGCACGTCATCAACGGGCTGAAACAAAACTACTTTGGTTCGGGAAAGCTGTGCACAGGAGCACCTGCGCTGGATTTCGGCGGTTTAATAATAACACTGAAAGTGAGCCAACAAGTACTGAGCTCCATTTCAATTACAGACCTGTGCACTTTGAATACTGTTACTAAAGTGCGTTTCCACTGCGTTTTGATCAAACACTCTAGCAGAGGAGGTTTAAATCACATTCCCAGCCTCTCCCCTagctaaatagataaaaataTCTCATATAATGCAGGATCCAAGAGCAAAGCCAGCTCATCATGAGCTTTACAGCACGTTTCATCTTGAACTTGGATGCACTGTGCTACTACAGATTTGAACACTAAATAATCCTTAAAGCTGAGCTAAAAGCTTTCTGGGGAGCTAATATCAGTTTCACAAGGCTGTTTGAAATTTAATGACGTGAAACATTACTGTGAAAGATGTTGTTTAGCTGTCGATCACTGGGGTGTGTGGTTGGTATAAGCATGTGTTAAACTATAAATTTTACTGTCTCTGTTACTGTGGTGTTGGGCACGACTAGGCCATAGTTGACAAGTTATTCACCCACAAACCTCTCGCTGATGAGGTTCCTGCATGCTTACTTTTCCATCTATTAACAAAACGGGAGAAATATAATTTGAGAAATTTCACAGTCGGCAACTCTGCCtaatgaaatatgaacaaaacGTAAAGCATTAATCAAAAAATTATTCTAATACTGACTGTATAGCTCCTCTAATTATTTGTCAGTACTTCTGCACTATTCAAAAAAGGATCaaaatcagtgttattttgCTGCAGGAGAAATGATattaaacagttttctttttttttggaccaaCATCAGCTGCTTtcacacaaatgaaaaagatCAACAAAAACCTGACCACCACAGTAGTGCATTTCATGCAATTGTTACTTACTGAGTTATTCTCAGATTCACAAAGCTTTACCCACGATGGTGTCTTTCACTTAAGCAGTTTAGGGTTAACGTGTTGAAGGGCACAAAGGCAACCTTTCGgtcaaaagtacagtttcttaACCAGTGTGCAGGCGTGGATTTGCCTCTACTAATAGTAACAATATGTCATTCTTCTGCAAAAAATTCCCCATCTAGGCAGATCCTAGTGAACTCTTACTCTAAGCAGTGGTAAAGTCTTTGTACTGCTCCAATACAATATGgtgctcaggaaaaaaaaaactggcaagtaagcagttttttttttccctttagtttccattttgttttatcatgttacataataaaatgtactttttttgaaatattattgaTGAACGCTTTCTTCTGCCCATTACAGTTCCTCCacccaaaattattttaaatatgatcaGACACATCACTGTTATCTTTTTTCATCCACACTGTTACAGCATAATTTTGTATTCATTATACACGCTAATAACCATCTTTGAAGGTTATAACTGTACCATTAAATTATAACTGAGTTCATACATGCAGCACTGTGGaattcatttataaatattttaatgtgtattATAGAGAGTAGAATTAATACAGTGTGTAATAAATTCGTAAGCAAATACAGGCTACCGATGACTTTTCAGCTGAATTCCGAcaaaattctttattttcttgttgtttattttgtaaagaATAATGTATTCCTGATTTTGTTAGACTGCAGTAAAATGTTCCATTGAACAATGGGAAGATTCTACAGCAAGATGAATCTCTTTGCGGTGCCGTCTTTGTTTAGGGCCTACGGTGCGTTGAGTTGGGTATCATGGGCAGTTGGTGACAACACTGTGTTACCGAGGCTCTGGACAGAGTATTTAGCTCAAGAGAAGTGAACTGGGGGTTAAAGGCAGCAGATTCAGGCTCGGGTCTGACAGCCTGCGCAAAGGTGTCTGAATACTCAGTGATACCATGTGATATTGTGATTTAGTGATGCTGTATACAAGTTAGTGCATTACAAGGTATGTttaaccctctccaggcagaTGCTGCAAATTAGCATCGTCTGGTACAGATTTTTTCACTTCTAGTAGTAATTGAGCTGTTCAGTTGTGGTCATGCCTACTGAGTTCCTATGGGTGCTGTGTGTTGAAGTCGAGAAATACTTCAATAACTGGTGTGGATAATGTTGATAGAAAAACAGGGTAAAGAATGGAGGCGTTTAAACATTTGGCAACATGGACAACTCCCAGTTAGGCTTCTGCACCTTTTCTGAATACCGTAGCTCAAAAGTTCATGATATTTGGTGAGTATAGGCACAACTAGGGGTTTTGAGGCAAGAGGCAGTGATGCTGTTACCTCATTTAGATTAATGCTCCTTAGCTGAAACGATACTGGAATCTTGCATATCTTAGTAGTCCATCttgtaaataacagtaagaTGTTCAGTTTCGAACCAGATGTGAGGAAGCAGCTTACCTTTTTTGGGCTTGAAAGCGATAAGTAACTCAAGTAGTGATATAACGTGCGTGTTGAGCAATATATTCACTTGCAATTCCCACAGGTTTGGTGGCTGAAGGACTGTTTAATGCCGTTAGATTGAAAAGGTACCGGGTACTGTCCTGTACCCCGACTGATATACTGTAAAGCATATTCTGCCCACAAACACACTAAGTGGATTTAATATCCTggtcatttatacattttcaaactTAATTTTGCAAGCATTTCAGCCCAGTGAGAACACAGGGATTATATAGGCTTGCAGCAGGTGCTGAATGGCTGCTATCTCAGGTCACACAGTACAAGCATAGTTCACATGCACTCCTGCAGACTGAAGAGCCCAACTGACAGCCTGGTATAATGACATCACCACTCCAAGATGGAAAGCAGCCTGTCCAGTGAGGAAACGGGACCGGGGTAGAGTCGGAACCAGGCAACTAAATAGCCTCCATCATTGGTGGGGTGCCAGAAAAACAACCCTGACAACAAAAAACTAGCCAGCATCGACATCATGATGCCACAAAAAGGCACAGCACCAACAGCAAGAGGCATCCAGACTTCAAGATACAAGTCACATCTTACTTCATTTACAAGAGGAAAGCTACGCTGAGCGCAAGAACTTCATATCTAAATGGGCGAACAAAGGAATGTATCTAGTAATTTAAGGTCTTCAAATGTTGACTAGCATGTCAAGAGTAGGAAATGCTTTATGGAAAATCCAACCTGTTGTGAAATCGAACAAGGGATCGAAAGATGAAGTGACTAGttttaatgttcactttatAGATATgccttattattactattacggTTGTCAAGGTAACCTGTAAAACAGGTATTGGTCATCTTTTGGGACACTGGACAGACTTAGGAGCATTGTTAAAATCTTCATCTCTCTaataacaaaagaaatgaaagtaagTGCTGAAGGCTCATATCTTCACATCAGTTCAGATTTAAGCACAGCTTAGAGACAAGCATGTGAATGTTAGTCTGGgggttttttgttgtttgcctGTTGCCAGGTGTCTGGTTACCTACTGAGTTATTTTGTGAGCCTCAGGGCAAGGCTGTTCAGCGTCCACTTAAAGACAGCGATCTCCCTAGACAGTGACCGGGCTGGAGGTCACCACTAAACAGGGCCGGTCGTTGTCTTCGTCCACATTTTCAAGTCCGCTGAATGAAGAGGCaatcaaaacaaacagcttGGTGATCACTGGCCTTCTTCAGTGTCTCCGTTAATCACACCTGGAGGCCAAAAagccccttttttcttttccttttgccTAGCGGTATTAAAATAACAACTGGCTCTTTATCACTATTTCTCgcttattttatatgttttgtaTATAATTTCAGCTGACGTGGTAATTGTTTAGCAGCTCTGCTCCCtctcaaagtaaaaatgtaacttACCCCCTTAT harbors:
- the LOC108937199 gene encoding tumor protein 63-like, which codes for MTSPYPTLQYCPEHTFQRLRDPSSRKWTESSFLTSVPQSQSSQTSDIVSQDVFNQLLEMLDQSAFHSVQPIELNFSDQPVDGSPGNTIQISMDCITMHSPDDPFALRGSNLMQHLPPS